Proteins found in one Hyla sarda isolate aHylSar1 chromosome 7, aHylSar1.hap1, whole genome shotgun sequence genomic segment:
- the IPMK gene encoding inositol polyphosphate multikinase isoform X2, whose amino-acid sequence MVFSSDCTDPKLHDLQMFLPKYFGTWSPPGSTNDLYLKLEDVTRKFNKPCIMDVKIGQKSYDPHASAEKIQQQISKYPLMEEIGFLVLGMRVYHMDSNSFEVQNQHYGRSLTKDTIKHGLSTFFNNGYYLRKDAVSACLQKVQNILQWFENQDTLHFYASSLLFVYDGSCPQSVLTVDGKAHAKKVATTEPLREEEVTECNNNISMLNPMENGKNEEQVEKKWSRIHMANKKICPKRLHSEAFLEREILTEDKSRKNNGSQEHLNGNLLTKLENVLCQVSTDLRDGTQVDVRMIDFAHVFPSEGKDLGYIYGLKNLIAVLQSILDE is encoded by the exons ATCTCTATTTAAAACTGGAAGATGTAACCCGAAAGTTTAACAAACCGTGTATCATGGACGTAAAGATAGGCCAAAAGAGTTATGATCCACATGCATCAGCTGAGAAGAtccagcagcagatcagcaaGTACCCTTTGATGGAAGAGATTGGCTTCTTGGTTTTAGGCATGAGG GTTTATCACATGGATTCTAACAGCTTTGAGGTTCAAAACCAGCACTATGGAAGGAGCCTGACAAAAGATACAATAAAACACG gcctctcaacattttttaacaatGGGTATTATCTGAGAAAGGATGCGGTGTCCGCTTGCCTCCAGAAAGTTCAGAACATCCTGCAGTGGTTTGAGAACCAGGACACCCTTCACTTTTATGCAAGCTCCTTGCTCTTTGTTTATGATGGTTCCTGTCCACAATCGGTCCTAACAGTTGACGGAAAAGCCCATGCAAAGAAAGTTGCTACCACAGAGCCCCTTAGGGAAGAGGAGGTGACTGAGTGTAATAATAATATCAGCATGTTGAACCCAATGGAGAATGGCAAAAACGAGGAACAGGTTGAGAAGAAGTGGTCTAGAATTCATATGGCAAACAAAAAGATTTGTCCTAAAAGACTACACAGTGAAGCCTTTCTGGAAAGAGAAATCTTAACTGAAGACAAAAGCCGGAAAAATAATGGTTCACAGGAGCATCTGAATGGAAACCTTCTAACTAAACTGGAAAACGTACTTTGCCAGGTGTCCACAGACCTGAGGGACGGCACACAGGTTGATGTGAGAATGATTGATTTTGCTCATGTCTTTCCAAGTGAAGGAAAAGACTTGGGCTATATCTACGGATTAAAGAACTTAATAGCGGTCTTGCAGAGTATTTTAGACGAATAA